A section of the Telopea speciosissima isolate NSW1024214 ecotype Mountain lineage chromosome 3, Tspe_v1, whole genome shotgun sequence genome encodes:
- the LOC122655178 gene encoding probable LRR receptor-like serine/threonine-protein kinase At3g47570, protein MGFTSVLLSIFTTINAILLLLLLLLWCSSSLSLAHYLQSEGSNGTDRLALLAIKARITNDPFHVMSSWNDSVPYCEWLGVICGDRQHPNRVRALRLHSRGLVGSVAPEIGNLSFLQEISLQNNSFHGEIPGQVSFLFRLRYLSLNNNSFEGEIPPNISRCSNLMELRLYYNNIIGKIPVELGTLSKLRLIIIQENRLIGQIPPSFGNLSSLYGISAHSNYLSGSIPDSLGQITRLTVLALGGNKLSGTIPPTIYNLSSLAVIDVSANQLQGSLPPDLGFSLPNLWFLSISKNQFHGPIPISMSNLSKLEKVYFDENNFTGKMTIDFGSLPKLIRLGMSTNRLGNGEADDLNFVNTFTNCTSLKFLELAENRFGGVLPNSIANLSTQLTELSMETNQISGENPVGIGNLVRLEYLALSNNSLEGNIPTSIGRLQMLYELYLGGNRFTGPIPSLGNSTLLIDLYLGDNHLQGQIPSSLGKCKYLLRLDLSQNNLNGILPIEIFDLSTLILLNLSRNSFSGSLPMEVGQLINLEILVVSENMLSGEIPSTLGSCTSLEKLYMEGNLFQVSIPSSLSSLRGLQELDLSQNHLSGIIPKYFDTFMFLKNLNLSFNHLEGEVSTNGVFGNSSEFSVIENNKLCGGILELHLPACQNQKSKEDDRPHVFKLVVIICCCGGFLSFILMALFFINYRRRKERKESTSFFIEDRHFRISYAQLLKVTNGFSSTNFIGVGSFGCVYKGVLNHGETIVAVKVLNIRQRGASKSFMVECESLRNTRHRNLVRILTSCSSVDFEGSDFKALVYEFMPSGNLENWLHPHVNGLNDEQRHLNFVQRLNIAIDMATTLDYLHHHCHTQIIHCDLKPSNILLDDDLTAHLGDFGISRILSKATSKSQSHTSSIEIKGTIGYIAPENGARVNVTTHGDVYSYGILLLEMFTGKRPTHEMFKDNFNLHSWAKMALHDGVMAIVDPLLLPIGEDEEELATIVTNITISCRCMKDRVQECLKAVIRIGIACSAESPKDRMDINDVVKELYLIRDIYLGDGTHCRR, encoded by the exons ATGGGTTTTACCTCGGTGCTTTTGTCCATTTTCACTACTATAAatgccattcttcttcttcttcttcttcttctctggtgCAGCAGCAGCTTGAGCTTGGCACATTATTTACAATCAGAAGGATCAAATGGGACAGATCGGTTAGCCTTGTTGGCCATCAAGGCTCGCATAACCAATGATCCCTTTCATGTTATGAGTTCTTGGAATGACTCCGTCCCCTATTGTGAGTGGTTAGGTGTTATATGTGGCGATCGCCAGCATCCAAACAGGGTCAGAGCCTTGCGTTTACATTCCAGAGGGTTGGTGGGATCTGTGGCTCCAGAAATAGGAAACCTTAGTTTCCTTCAAGAGATTTCCCTCCAAAACAACAGCTTCCATGGTGAAATCCCTGGTCAAGTAAGCTTTCTATTCAGGCTTCGTTATTTATCTCTAAACAACAATTCGTTTGAAGGGGAAATCCCACCCAACATATCACGTTGTTCCAACCTTATGGAACTTCGTTTATATTACAACAATATTATAGGGAAAATTCCAGTTGAACTTGGCACCTTGTCGAAGCTTCGACTCATTATAATACAGGAGAATAGATTGATTGGACAAATCCCACCTTCCTTTGGGAATCTTTCATCCCTTTATGGCATTTCCGCACATTCCAATTATTTAAGTGGAAGTATTCCAGATTCTCTTGGCCAAATAACAAGATTAACGGTTCTCGCGCTTGGTGGAAATAAGTTGTCGGGTACTATCCCTCCCACTATATATAATCTTTCCTCACTCGCTGTTATAGATGTTTCAGCAAATCAACTTCAAGGGAGTCTTCCACCAGATTTAGGATTTAGTCTTCCTAACCTATGGTTTCTTTCAATTTCTAAAAACCAATTTCATGGACCAATTCCAATTTCTATGTCCAATTTGTCAAAACTTGAAAAAGTTTATTTTGACGAAAACAATTTTACTGGGAAAATGACTATTGATTTTGGAAGCCTACCCAAACTCATTAGGCTTGGAATGTCCACGAATCGTTTGGGAAATGGAGAGGCCGATGACCTGAATTTTGTCAACACTTTTACCAACTGTAcaagtttaaaatttttggaGCTTGCTGAAAATCGGTTTGGTGGCGTGCTTCCCAACTCCATAGCAAACTTATCGACCCAATTGACAGAACTCTCAATGGAAACAAATCAAATATCTGGAGAGAACCCAGTCGGGATCGGGAACCTTGTAAGGTTGGAATACCTGGCCCTATCAAATAACTCACTAGAAGGCAATATACCGACTTCAATTGGGAGACTTCAAATGCTATATGAACTCTATTTAGGTGGGAACAGATTCACAGGGCCAATTCCTTCTCTTGGAAACTCCACACTACTGATTGATCTCTATTTAGGAGATAATCACCTGCAAGGACAAATACCTTCAAGTCTTGGAAAATGCAAATATTTGTTACGCTTGGACCTTTcccaaaataatttgaatggtatccTCCCCATAGAGATATTTGATCTTTCCACCTTAATATTGCTAAACTTGAGTAGAAATTCTTTCTCTGGTTCTCTACCTATGGAAGTGGGCCAACTGATTAATCTTGAAATCCTAGTTGTTTCTGAGAATATGTTGTCTGGAGAAATCCCTAGCACCCTTGGTTCTTGTACAAGCCTAGAGAAACTTTATATGGAGGGTAATTTATTTCAAGTATCTATACCATCGTCTTTGAGTTCTCTAAGAGGCCTTCAAGAGTTAGATCTTTCACAAAACCACCTCTCTGGTATTATCCCAAAATATTTCGATACCTTTATgtttttaaaaaacttaaatttatcatttaatCATTTGGAGGGTGAGGTATCAACAAATGGAGTCTTTGGGAATTCGAGTGAATTTTCAGTAATTGAAAACAATAAGCTTTGTGGTGGAATACTAGAACTTCATTTGCCAGCATGCCAAAATCAAAAGTCAAAAGAAGATGACAGACCTCATGTTTTCAAGTTGGTAGTCATCATATGTTGTTGTGGGGGCTTTCTAAGTTTTATTCTTATGGCCCTTTTTTTCATTAACTaccggagaagaaaagaaaggaaagaatccACTTCATTTTTTATAGAGGATCGTCATTTTAGGATCTCCTATGCCCAACTCCTTAAAGTTACCAATGGATTTTCTTCTACAAATTTTATTGGAGTGGGGAGTTTTGGTTGTGTATACAAAGGAGTTCTCAATCATGGAGAAACTATTGTTGCAGTAAAGGTCCTCAACATTAGACAAAGAGGTGCTTCCAAGAGTTTCATGGTTGAATGTGAATCCCTTAGAAATACCAGGCATCGTAATCTTGTAAGAATCTTAACATCTTGTTCAAGTGTAGATTTTGAAGGCAGTGATTTTAAGGCTTTAGTGTATGAGTTCATGCCCAGTGGGAATTTGGAGAACTGGTTACATCCACATGTAAATGGCTTAAATGATGAACAAAGGCATTTAAACTTTGTTCAAAGATTGAATATTGCCATTGACATGGCAACAACATTGGATTATCTTCACCACCATTGTCATACACAGATTATTCATTGTGATCTAAAGCCAAGCAATATTCTTCTTGATGATGATTTGACTGCACATTTGGGTGACTTCGGGATATCAAGAATTCTTTCAAAAGCCACAAGTAAGTCTCAAAGTCATACGAGCTCAATCGAAATAAAGGGAACTATTGGATACATTGCACCAG AGAATGGTGCACGTGTTAATGTTACAACTCATGGTGATGTCTATAGTTATGGGATTCTGTTGTTAGAGATGTTCACAGGCAAGCGGCCTACTCATGAAATGTTCAAAGATAACTTTAATCTTCACAGCTGGGCTAAGATGGCTTTGCATGATGGAGTGATGGCTATTGTTGACCCATTACTTCTCCCTataggagaagatgaagaagagctaGCAACAATTGTAACTAACATCACTATAAGTTGTAGATGCATGAAAGATAGAGTGCAAGAGTGCCTTAAAGCAGTTATTAGAATTGGAATTGCATGCTCAGCTGAATCACCAAAGGATcgaatggatataaatgatgtGGTCAAAGAGCTATATCTGATTAGGGACATTTATCTTGGAGATGGCACTCACTGTAGAAGATGA